A genomic window from Silene latifolia isolate original U9 population chromosome Y, ASM4854445v1, whole genome shotgun sequence includes:
- the LOC141628375 gene encoding uncharacterized protein LOC141628375, whose amino-acid sequence MQIIPANLCFLCGLVEEDHEHLFFRCEYGRKCRELVHRWCPFQLPAGKCCDWWIKWRSRSLARKRVIAVVMAALMTNIWWCRNKCRVEMLLLRPECLVRQIHNEIRLRLSSIRIGSKNSKALNWIDIICKK is encoded by the coding sequence ATGCAGATTATTCCTGCTAATCTTTGTTTCCTGTGTGGACTGGTTGAGGAGGATCATGAGCACCTATTTTTTAGGTGTGAATACGGTAGGAAATGCAGGGAGTTGGTTCACAGATGGTGTCCTTTCCAGTTGCCTGCAGGGAAGTGTTGTGACTGGTGGATTAAATGGAGATCACGAAGTTTGGCAAGAAAACGAGTGATAGCAGTAGTAATGGCAGCATTGATGACTAACATTTGGTGGTGCAGGAACAAATGCAGGGTGGAAATGCTACTGCTTAGACCTGAATGTTTAGTCAGACAGATTCATAATGAAATTCGACTAAGGTTGAGTAGTATTAGAATTGGTAGCAAGAATAGTAAAGCTTTGAACTGGATTGATATAATTTGTAAGAAGTAG